Sequence from the Corallococcus sp. EGB genome:
CAGGACACCGCGTCTTCGCGCATGAGCGCCACGCACTTGGGGCAGTGGCCCGCGGGCGCCTGGAAGGGGTCGCCGTCCAGCGCGGGCGGGGCCGCCAGGGGCGCATCGGAGCGGATCACACGCAGCGCGGTGACGCCGGGCCGCGCGGCCTGCGGAGGGACCACGGCGGGCCCCACCGCGGGCACCGCCACCGCGGCGGTGTCGCCTCCACGCGAAGCCGGCTCCTCCGCGCGCGCGGGAGCGGACCCCGAGGGAGCCGGCCTGGAGAGCGAAGGCGCCGCCCGCGTCCAGTCCCCACACGCCGGGCACACCACGGCCAGCACGCCGTCCTCGATGACGTAGGTCTCCACCTTCACCAGCCGGTCGCAGCTTTCGCACTGGTACTTCATGACCACACCTCGCGCAGGGGGATGGGCATCGCGCACCCTACCAGCGCCAGCAGGCACAGCGCGCAGATGACCTTGCGCGAGCGGCTCAGGGGCTCCTCCGGCCGCACCACCTCCGGGTGGCCGAAACCCACGACCTTGCTCGCCACCACCAGCCACAGGCCCCAGGACGCGGTGACGAACACGGTGAGGAAGAGCAGCACCCCCGCCACGCCCTTGCCCACCCAGCGGGCCCTGGGTCCCAGCACCGCGAACGTCAGGTGCCCGCCGTCCAATTGCCCCACCGGCAGCAGGTTGAGCAGCGTCACCAGCAGGCCGAACCACGCCGCCATCACCACCGGGTGCACCACCACGTCCCTGCCCTCGGGCACCGGCCCCAGCGCCAGCCACGTCAGCGCCTTCATGATGAGGTTGTCACCGAAGAGCGTCTGGTGGCTCGTGTAGACGGGCTCCATCGCGGGCGGCGCCTGCGTCACCTTCTCCATCACCCAATGCAGCAGGTTCTGCCCCAGCACCCACAGCGACGAGTCACCAGGGAACGAGGACGGCACCGGCGGCGAGTCCACCACCGTGGAGTGGAGCAGCCCCCAGTAGAGCAGCGGCAGCGCCACCACCAGGCCCGCCAGCGGCCCCGCGGCGCCAATGTCCACCAGCGCGTCGCGCGTGGGGATGCGCCCGCGCAGCCGGATGACCGCGCCCAGCGTGCCCAGGCTCCCCGGCACCGGCAGCGGGATGAAGTACGGCAGGGACGTGTCCACCCGGTGCCACCGCGCGAGCACGTAGTGCCCCATCTCGTGCGACCCCAGGATGGCCAGCAGCGACGCGCTGAAGAACAGCGCCTGCGTCCGGTCCTCGTCCAGCAGCCCCCCTTCGCTGAACGGGAACGAGCGGCCGAAGAGCAGCAGGTACGCGAGGAACGTCGTCCCCAGCGTCACCACGAACAGCAGCAGGTGCAGCCAGACGCGGGGTGGGGTGGGACGCGGAACGGAAACCGGGTGCATGCGCGAAGATGCCTCATGTCCGCAAGAGGGGCGACCTGTTCCGCGTCTCCCGGCGGATAAGTTGTCCAACACAACTCGGAATACCCCGACCCGGGTCCTTGACTTGAAAATGTCTTCTGCTACGAACCGCGCCGCTTGAGGTCATAACGAACGGCGGAGCGCCCTTCGGGGTCGCCCCGCCACCGTCCAAGCCACCGTCAGTTGGGGAGATAACCATGAAGAAGTTCATCCTGTCCGCCGTCGCCGCCGCCTCCCTCGTGGGCTGCACCAGCGTTGAGTCCGCCGTGGTCTCCGGCTCCGAGATCGCCGCCAACGGTGAGGCCGTGGCCGTCATCCAGGGCAGCTCGCTGGGCCTGACCGCGATCTTCCACATCATCGACATCGTCCAGAGCGACCTGGACACGGTGGTCAACAAGCTCCTCATCACCGAGGCGAAGGCCATGGGCGCCTCCAAGGTGGACCTGAAGTCGGCGAGCACCACGCCCCGTCACGGCATCTACGCCCTGTTCGGCACCATCATCGGCATCACCAGCTCCTCCGCGACCGGCGTGGCGGTGAAGTAGTCCCAAGCTGCCTCCTCACCGAGGCAGTCCGAAGGCCCCCTGGAAACAGCGGGGCCTTTTCCATTTCCAGCCCCCGGATTTCCCATGCGCGCCCTCCTCCTCGTGCCCCTCGTGTGTGTCCTCGCCTGCCGTTCGTCCTCGTCCGGAGGCGCGAACGACGCGGAGCTGATGGCCCAGGTGCGGGAGAAGCTGGCCGCGCGCGACGCGAAGCTCCAGGCCTACCAGCTGGAGGGCACCCAGACGGAAGGGGACGCCGTGACCGCGGGCTTCACCTTCGCGTACCGCGCGCCCCAGAAGATGCGCGGCACCGTGTCCGCGCCCCAGGCCCGGCAGGTGTGGTGGGACGGCAAGCACCTGTACGAGCAGGTGGAGGCGACGAAGCAGTTCACCACCTTCACGTCCCAGGTCTCCGCGGAGAAGCTGTCCGCGTTCCTCACCGAAATCTTCACGCCCTTCGTGCCGGAGGGCTTCCGCGCGCCGCTGCTGCTGCGCAGCACCAAGGCGAAGCGCGTCACCGGCCTTTCCCAGGCGAAGGAGGCCGTGGAGCTGTCCATGCCCCTGGAGGGCGAGGCGGCCGGCGGTCTGGAGGTGACCTATGTGCTGCGCTGGCCCTCGCTGGACTTCCTGGCCAAGAGGACGCGCGCGCCGGACGGCACGTCGGGGGAGGTGCGGATGGAGGAGGAGCACTGCGACCCGGCCCTGGGCCTGTGCGTGCCCAGGAGGCTCACGCGCTGGCTGGGTGACGCGAAGCAGGGGGAGACGGTGCTGTCGAAGGTGGATTTGAAGACCTCGCTGCCCAACGACGCCTTCACCCCTGCCGCGCCGGAGGGATACAGCGTGCAGACCCGGACACTCGTGGACAGCGAAGCGCAGGAGAGTGGACCGAAGCCTCCCTCCGGCGGTTGACCGGCCCGCCTCGCGTCGCCACCTTGGGCGGCGGAGGTTTGCCGCGCATGGTCGAAAACGTCATCTTCGATGTGGATGGGACGCTCATCGACTCCGTGGACGAGCACGCGGAGGCCTGGCGCAGGTCGTTCATCGAGTTCGGGCGGGACATCCCGTTCGCCCACGTGCGCAGCCAGATTGGCAAGGGCGCGGACCAGCTGCTGCCCGTGTTCTTCAACGACGAGGAGCTGGAGCGCTTCGGCAAGGACCTGGAGGAGTACCGCGCCGCGCTCTTCAAGCGCGAGTTCCTGCCCAAGGTGCGCGCCTTCCCGCGCGTGAAGGAGCTGTTCCAGCAGCTGCGCAAGCGCGGGCGGAGGGTGGCGCTGGCCTCCAGCGCCAAGGACGACGAGCTCAAGCGCTACGTGGAGCTGTGCGGCATCGACGGCCTGTTCGAGACGAAGACGAACAAGGACGAGGTCGACAAGAGCAAGCCGCACCCGGACATCTTCGAGGCCGCGCTCCTGAAGCTGGACAAGCCGGACCCCGCCACCGTGGTGGTGGTGGGCGACACGCCCTTCGACGCGCTGGCCGCGGGCAAGCTGCACCTGGCGTCCGTGGGCGTGCTGTGCGGCGGCTTCCGCGCGGAGGACCTGCGCACGGCCGGCTGCCGCACGCTGGTGAAGGACCCCGCGGAGCTGCTGCAGCGCCTGAATGAAGACCCGGAGGCCTGGCCGTGGGACGCGGCGTCGCGGGGCACCTCCAAGGACGAGGAGTCGCGCTGAAGTCCATGAAGGGCTGAAGGCGGCCTGAAGGCGCCCCGGCGGCCACGAAGACGTGGCCACCGGCGATCGCCCTCCAGGTGCTACTTGCGCGCCCCGCCCCGCTTCGTGCGTGAACGGGAGGCCGTGCTCTTGCGAGCGGTCCCGCGGCGCGCCGGGGTGCTCTTGCGGGCCGTGGAGCGCTTGCCGGCGGTGCCGGTGCGCGCGGTGGACTTGCGGCCCTGGGTGGTGCGCCGGGCCCGGGTGGGCGCGGCCTTCCGGCGGCTGGAGGAGGAGCTCCGCTTCGCCGTGGCGGCGCGGCGCTTCCCGCCCACGCGCCCCGCCTTGCGCGCGTTCTTGCGGGCCGCGGGACGCCGGCGGGCCGCCTTCGCCTTGCTGCCGGAGCCGCCCTTCATCCCGCCCCCGGTGAGCTTGTTCACGGTGGCGTACGCGCGGGCCGCGGCGGTCTTCTCGCTGACGCCCTTGTCCTCGTAGCCCTTCTCGATGTGCTCGGCCATGCGCTTCTGTTTCGCCGAGTACTTGCTCTTGCTTCCACGTGCCATGCAGTGCCCTCCTGGAGAATGTCCCGGCGCGGGTCCGGAGCATGGAGTCCGCGTTGCCTGGAAGGTGAACACGCCTGCCCAGGGAGGGAACCCGTCAGCCCCCTACCCCTGTCCACCCGTGGAACCTCTTCGCGCGCGGGGGATGGGGAATGGACAGTGCCCAGCCCTCCGCGCCCGGGTCCCGCTGGTGCCCGAGCGGCTTCGTGCGCAGCTTGAGGGCGCCGCACAGAAAGCAGAGAGGTCTCCCCTGGAACCCGCACTCAACGCGCCTCCGCGCCTTCGCCACCTGGACGAGGGGCCCGCGGTCCTGGTGGTGAATACGCGCTCGCGCTCGGGGCGCGACGCCTTCGAGCACGCCCGCGAGCGGCTCGCCGCCCACGGCATCCCGCTCATGGCCGCGCATGCGCTGACGCGGCCCAAGCGCCTGCGCAAGGTCGTGGAGGAGGCGCTCGCCCAGGGGGCCCGCCGCGTCCTCGTGGGAGGAGGCGACGGCACCCTCAGCTGCGCGGCGCAGGCGCTGATGGGGCACGACGTGACGCTGGGCGTGGTGCCGCTGGGCACCGGCAACGACTTCGCGCGCTCCCTGGGCATCCCGGACACGCTGGAGGCCGCGTGCGACGTCATCGCCGGGGGCTACACGGCGCGCGTGGACGTGGGGCTCGCCAACGGGCGGCCCTTCCTCAACGCCGCCAGCCTGGGGCTCACCACCGCCATCGCGAAGCGGCTCACGCAGGAATTGAAGCAGCGCGCCGGCAAGCTGGCCTACCCCATGGCCGCCGCCGCGGAGATGCGCACGCTGCAGCCCTTCCACGTCCGGCTCCAGGCGGACGGGCAGACGCTGGAGGTGGATGCGCTCCAGCTGGTGGTGGGCAACGGCCGCTACCATGGGGCGGGCAACATGGTGGCGCCGGACGCGACGCTGGACGACCGCCGCTTCCACGTCTACGCCATCACCGCGCCCTCCGCGGCGGACGGCGGCGAGCGCACGGGGCTGGGCCACCTGCAGGACGTGGCCACGCTCGCGCGCGTGGCGCTGGGCATGAGGAGCGGCGGGCACCTGGAGCACGAGTCCGTCGTGCACCTGCACACCTCCCGGCTCGTGGTGGAGACAGAGCCGCCCATGGAGGTGAACGCGGACGGGGAGAACGTGGGCATGACGCCCATGCGCTTCGAGCTGTCCCCCTCCGCGCTGCGCGTCTACGCGCCCGCGCCTCAGTAGGAGCCGCGCTACACCTTCTCCAGCACGCTGGAGAGCACCTGGGCGGTGAAGTTCACCAGGGGAATCACGCGCCGGTAGTCCATGCGCGTGGGCCCGATGACGCCCACGGTGCCCAGGACCGCCTCCGCCGTGCCGTAGGGGCTGGCGATGACGGTGACGTCACCGGCGGCGGAGAACTCGCTCTCCGCGCCGATGAAGACGTGCATCTCCTTGGTGCGCTGCACGCGGTCCAGCAGGTGCAGGAGCTTGTGCTTCTCATCCAGGGCGCGGAAGAGCGCGCGGATGCGCTCCACGTCCGCGAACTCCGGCTGCTCCAGGAAGGAGCCGGTGCCTTCGATGAGCACGCGCTCGGGCGTCTGCAGGTCGGTGGCGGCGGCGCCCAGGCGCAGGGCCTTGGCGGTCAGCGCGTTGTAGAGGGCCTGCTCCTGGTCCATCTCCGCGCGGATGCGCTCGCGCGCCTCCTCCAGGGGCACCTGGTGGAGCAGCTCGGAGAGGTAGTTGCTCGCCTTGAGGAGCTCGTCGGACGTCACCGGGAAGTCCACGGTGAGGGCCTTGTTGTGCACCTGGCCGTTCTGGCCCACGAGGATGGCCAGCACGCGGTTCTCGCGCAGGCGCAGGAACTCGATGCGCTGGAACACGGCGGCGTCGGGGCGGGGCGTGAGGACGACGCCCGCGTGGCGCGTGAGCGAGTGCAGCACGCGGCTGGCCTCCGACAGCACCTCGTCCAGGCTGGACTCATGGATGAGGCCGGCGTGGATGAGCTCGCGGTCGCGCGGAGCGGGGTCGCGCAGCTTCACCAGGGTGTCCACGTAGAAGCGGTAGCCGCGGTCGGTGGGCACGCGGCCGGCGGAGGTGTGGGGCTTCTCCAGGAAGCCCAGGGCCTCCAGGTCGGCGAGCACGTTGCGCATGGTCGCGGAGGACACGTCGAACTCTCCGCGCCGCGTCAGCTGCTGACTGCCGACCGGGCCGCCCGTGGTGATGTACTCCTGCACCACGGCCCGGAGGACTTCCTTCTCACGCTCACCCAACTCGTCGGGCATTCCCGCTCACGCTCCGGAAGGCCCTGGGCCCGTCCTCCGGACCTCCGTGCCTCCTGTAGAATTCTAAAAGGGACGCCCGGGGCATTCAATTGGGAGGGCCGTGAGGGAGGGCAGGCAGGCGGGCATGGGTCTTCCTGCCCGAGGGGACGGGTACGGCAAAGCGCACATCGCCCTGGAGGGTGGTGGGGACTACAAGGCCGCCGCCGTGACGACCGCGACCGCGCCCACCGAAGCCGCAGACCCGGTGCCCCACCGGGGCCGCCTGCTGTTCAGCCTCTTCGCGCTGTACGTCATCTGGGGGTCGACCTACCTGGCGATGCGGTTCGCGCTGGAGGGCTTTCCGCCGTTCCGGATGGCGGGGCTGCGCTTCCTCCTCGCGGGCGGGGTGTTGTTCGCCGGTTTGCGGTTGAAGGGGCAGCCGGGGCCGGGCTTGCGTCAGTGGGGGGCGAGCACGGTCACGGGGGTGCTGCTGCTGGTGATGGGCAACGGCGGCATCGCGTTGGCGCAGAACCTGGGGGTGCCCTCCGGGGTGGCGGCGCTGGTGGTGGGGAGCATGCCGTTGTGGGCGGCCATCTTCGGAGCAGCCTTCGGGCAGCGGCCGGGCCGCGCGGAACTGGCGGGCCTGGTGCTGGGGTTCGCGGGGGTGGCGCTGCTCAACCTGGGCGGGGACATGGGCGGCGGCGTGGCGGCGCTGGCGGTGGTGGTGGCGCCCATGGCGTGGGCCTTCGGGTCGGTGTGGAGCCGGCGGTTGCCGATGCCCGCGGGGTTGATGACGCCGGCGACGCAGATGTTGAGCGCGGGCGTGGTGATGCTGGGGGTGAGCTTCGCGTTGGGGGAGCGGATGGCGGACGGGGTGCCACCGCGCGCGCTGATGTCGTTCGTGTATCTGGTGGTGTTCGGTTCGCTGGTGGCGTTCAGCGCGTATGGGTATCTGCTGCGGCATGCGAGGCCGTCGCTCGCGACGAGCTACGCGTACGTGAACCCGGCGGTGGCGGTGCTGCTGGGCGTGGTGTTCGCGGGAGAGGCGCTGGGGGCCATGACCTGGGTGGCCATGAGCGCCATCCTGGTCGCGGTGATGCTGCTGGCCCGCGGGAAGCGGTGAGCGGGAGCCGCTAGCGTCCGCAGCGGCTGCGCTTGGAGACGCACATCGTCAGGGCATTGGCGAAGCCGTGGGCGTAACAGCTCTCGTGCCAGGACTGGGCGATGAGCGGATCATTGACCTGGGTGGGCACGCGGGTCATCTGGAAGAACGCGCGGAACTCGCCGCCCTGGAGTTGGGGCCCCTGGCGATCCTCGTAGTTGCGGGCGTAGTTCTCGAAGGTGATGCGGTCCGCGCCGCTCTCCGCGACGACCCCGCCCCAGTGGTACTCCCACACCGGCTCGCTGTAGACGGGCGGAGGAACGGGCACCGCCGGGCGGGGAGCCACCTCGTCCCGCATCCGCATCCAGTTGCGGTGCTGGGCGTCCTGATAGCGCTCCATGGCGCCCACGGAGTAGGTCTGGAACGCATCGCCCACGCGCGGATCCGCGTAGGCATTGAGGCCCAGGCGGAAGAGGAGCTGCTCGTAACGTGTGCGGAGCGTGGCCCCGTTGAGGTTGACGCCGTTGAGCGTCATGGGGGCATGGGCACGGACCCGGTTCACCAGGCGGCCATAGTTGCGGCCGATGGGGCCGTAGTAGCCCGCGAGGGCCGCCATCTGGGCAATGGGGGTATTGGCGCCCGCCAGCGCGTTCTGCAAGCCCACCTGGTAATCGTTGACCGCGCGTTGCCGGGCCGCGGCGGCGTTGGGGCCCTCTCCCTGTCCATGGAAGAGGAACGTGGTGATGAGGACCGCCAGCCGGAAGGCGATGTCTCCATGGGCCGGGAAGGCCGGGGCCCATCCCCCGAGCTGCCAGCGAGGCAGGTTGAGGAAGAGCTGATTGCCGGACTGCGAGAGCTTCACGGTGCGCTGTGCGTCCTGCTGCTCTCCCATGACCTTGCCGGAGATCTCATTGCAGTTCTGCGACACGGCCGGCTCGAGGTGCCCATCCTCGGACATCGCCACCTGGAACAGCCGCTTGGGTCCCGGGCCGCGCAGGAAAGGCAGACAGCCCGGCTGCGCGGCGGGGCCGATTTCGAGGTAGCGCGGCCCGGGGACCTTGGCGATCCGGTAGCTGGAGCCCGCGGACCTCAGCGCGCGGTTGCACCGGGTGATGGCGCTGTCCGTGGCGAAGAAGTGCTTGGCCTGCTCGTGACGAGGGTCGGTGTCCTCGATGGCGAGCTCGTTGTCATCCGAGAACCGGAGCGCGACCTGGTTGTGCGGCCGCACCACGACGTTCACCGTCCCGGCGTCGACGAGGAAGCTGTCCCCGTTCGTCTTCGGGTAGGGGTGGAGCCGCACTCCGTCCCGCTGCGTCTCGAAGGTGGCGTTGTGGAGATCGACATCCTGGGCGCCGAGCTGGGCGTTCTGGATGACGTGGTACGCCTGGAGCGCGGGTGTGGGCGAGGTCCACCGGCCCGCGCCCGGCCAGGAAGCCGCGAGGTGCGCAGGCGCACCCGAGAGGGCCTGTGCCGCCAGGGCCTCGGCCTCTGCTTCCAGGGCCCCATCCACGAGCAGCCGGGTCCCGCCGCGCCCGTGAGGGACACGCCCCGCGCGCTGTTGCAGCACATGCACCAGCTCATGCGCGAGGATCCGGCCTCCGCGAGCAGCGTCGAGTTCGAGTGCACCCGGAGCGAAGAGGATCCGCTCGCCCCAGCAAAGGGCCTGGGCCCCCAGCCTCGCGACGAGGGGATGCTCGTGCAGGCGTACGGCGCTCAGCTCGGCTCCGAAGGCGCGCTCGAACCGGACACGCACCTCTCTTGGGAGTGCCCAGCCCCGAGCGCAGGCCTGCTCCAGGAGCACGGGGGAAATCCAACGGTGCCGAGCATCCAATTTTCGTGCTCCCCATGTATCGGTGCGGGTCCCGTGAAGGGTCTACTACACCCAGGGGGGCCCAGCGCACGCGAGCCGCTGAAGACAGGCCGCACGCGGCCCAGAGTCCTTGGAATCCAAGTGACTCCCCCCATCATGGACATCATCGAAGTCGGAGGAGGCAATAGAGTCGGGTGCGTGCGTCCCGTGACGGGTCTGTGGATGTTTTGCGCGGTGCTCACGGCCTGTGCGGGAGGGCAGCATCATTCCCGGCATGGGGAGCTGGGGTTCGTGGATTCGGACACCGCCGCGAAGGCGCGGTATGCGGCGTATCTGGCGGAGCAGGCGTCCGCGCGGGCCGCGACCCAGGCCATCGCCTCCCCGCTGATTCGAGCCATTCCGCCAGCCATGCTCGCGCTGATGATGCAGCAGGACCACGATGCGGATGAGCTCGAGAGGCAGCTCGCCGCATGCGCGCTGCAAGCCGAGCAGTTGGGGAACACGCGCTACTTCGAGGGGCGGCCTCCGACGCGGCAGGAGTGCGCCGAGGTCGTCGAGAAGGACCGCTGCGGCAATCCCGTGACCCGGGCCATGCAGTTGGGAAAGCAGAAGCACGTGCTCGCGCTCCAGTGCGCCGAGCAGGTGTTGAAGAAGCTGTGGCCCGCTCCCTTCAGCATCGAACAGCGCTACCGCTACTACCCGAATGCCCGGATGGTGGAGAGCATCAGCAAGGAGAAGGAAGCGCGCCTCATCGCCGATGGCTGCACCGACGAACTCCGGGGGACCATCAAGCCGGACATCGTGCTTCACGAGAACCGCAACCTGCTGCTGAAGTCCGTGCTCACCCTGGACTTCAAGTTCCCGTGTCCGGACAGCAATCCACCTCGGTGGGCCGAGTATGGAAGCAACAGCCCCTATGCCTATGAGTCCCAAGGGGAAATCTACGAGAAGGCACTGGGTGGACAGGCCCTGCTCGTGTCGCCCAAATCAGGCGTGGAGTCCAAGTGATGAAACCCATCTTTCCAGCCATTCGACTTCGCGACAAAGGCAACTGGCTCGCTGGGCGAGATGGCATCGTGATGGCCTTCTTCATCCATCGTGATCACTCGGAGGTAGGGCCCGCGATCTGGCGCTCAATCCAGGCCTACCTCCGTGCCATCCCGCCCGGCTCACTCAATTGGTACACGTCGGCGGATGGGGACATGGTCCCGCTGGATGACGAAGGCTGGGAACACAATCGCCATGTTGTGATCGAGCGTATCGGTGGAGGGAGCCGGACCGTGGAGCTGAGGGAGAGCCCCAGCGAAGCAGGGAGCTACCAGGTCGAATACTACGGACGAAGGCTCGACAGCCCCTTCCATGATGCTCCTGCCACCACCCTGTCGTTCACGTTCCCCACGGAGTACCTCGTGGAGCACGGTGCGGTCCGCCTTCGCTCCCTGGCACTTGAGCTGGCTCGTGAGCTGCCCCTCAACTTCGGTTACGCCAGCTTTGCTCTTGTCTCGACACAGGGCTCCTGGGCTTCAGCGGATTGGGACATCACCGAAGCACTCCTCGCGCGGTACGCGGGTCTGGATGCTCCTCGGGCCATGAGATTGAGTTCCGACCTGGGAACCCGAGCCCTCGCCCCCGCCTGGCTCACCTTCCTGGGCCAACCCCTGCTGGGACAACTCGGCGGCATCGACGCGCTCCGGGACGCGCTCCCCTTCCCGGAGGTCTCGCTGCTCCCCATGGATGGCGACCGCGTGCTCGTCACCCTGGACGAATGGCCTGACCCCATCGATACACGGACGAAGCCCATCCCCCCGCAGTACCGCGCACTGGCCCAGCGGATGGAGCCCTTCCTCTTCCAATACGAAGGCGAAGCGCTCCTCCCCTACCAGCAGGACATGAACCGGTGGATCCGCCGGTTCCTCTAACCCTGCGGCCACGCAGACAGCTTCTCCGCCTCGTACCGCGCCAGCAGCGCATGCGTCGTGCGCGCCGCCTCCTCCACCTCCACGCGGGACAAGCCTCGCGGCAGTGACGCCACCAGCGTCGGGAACGGCTGGTCGTAGACGAGCAGGTTCTCCAGCTCCAGCGGGTCCGTCTCCAGGTCGTACAGCTCCCACTGGTCCGCGTGCTCCCCGGACGGGTCCCACGTCCTCGCCAGCTTCCAGCGGGGCGTGCGCACGCAGCGGACGTGGTTGGGCTGGCACACCGCTCCGGGCCTCAACCCGGGCACCTTGCCCTGCTCCCGCAGCCGCTCCACCGCTCGCGTGTACACGGAGAACAGCGCGTCGTCGTGCAGCTGGTGCGGGTCGCCCGTGCGCGGCAGCGGCTCCGTGATTTCGTCGTCCGTGATGAAGAGGACGCCCTCTCGCGGCGTGCCGTTGGGCTCCAGCACCGTGGTCGTCTCGCCCCTCGCCAGCGGGCTCAGGTCCGCGCCCACGAACGGCGGCACCGGACGGTGCAGCCGCAGGTCCGTGCGGATCTCCCCCTGCTCCTCCCGGGAAATCCCCGCCAGCCCCAGCACCGTGGGCACGATGTCCACGTGGCTCGTCAGCGCGTCGATGTGTCGCGTCGGCTGTGCCTTGGGGAACTGCACCACCAGCGGCACGTGCAGCGCCTCCTGGTAGGACGCGTGCCACTTCTCCATCAGGTAGCCGTGCGCCGCGCCGTACTCTCCGTGGTCGGAGAGGAACACCACCACCGTGTTCTCCCGGAGCCCCGTCTCGTCCAGCGTCCGCAACACCCGCTCGATGTGCCCGTCCACCAGGTGGATGAGCCACGCGTAGTACTGCTGGAAGCGCTCCGCCGCCTTCTCCGGGTCGTGCGTCAGCTGGAACGGGATGCCCGCGTTCAACGTCACCGTCACCGGGTCGATGTTC
This genomic interval carries:
- a CDS encoding site-2 protease family protein, translated to MHPVSVPRPTPPRVWLHLLLFVVTLGTTFLAYLLLFGRSFPFSEGGLLDEDRTQALFFSASLLAILGSHEMGHYVLARWHRVDTSLPYFIPLPVPGSLGTLGAVIRLRGRIPTRDALVDIGAAGPLAGLVVALPLLYWGLLHSTVVDSPPVPSSFPGDSSLWVLGQNLLHWVMEKVTQAPPAMEPVYTSHQTLFGDNLIMKALTWLALGPVPEGRDVVVHPVVMAAWFGLLVTLLNLLPVGQLDGGHLTFAVLGPRARWVGKGVAGVLLFLTVFVTASWGLWLVVASKVVGFGHPEVVRPEEPLSRSRKVICALCLLALVGCAMPIPLREVWS
- a CDS encoding HAD family hydrolase, whose protein sequence is MVENVIFDVDGTLIDSVDEHAEAWRRSFIEFGRDIPFAHVRSQIGKGADQLLPVFFNDEELERFGKDLEEYRAALFKREFLPKVRAFPRVKELFQQLRKRGRRVALASSAKDDELKRYVELCGIDGLFETKTNKDEVDKSKPHPDIFEAALLKLDKPDPATVVVVGDTPFDALAAGKLHLASVGVLCGGFRAEDLRTAGCRTLVKDPAELLQRLNEDPEAWPWDAASRGTSKDEESR
- a CDS encoding transcriptional regulator, producing MARGSKSKYSAKQKRMAEHIEKGYEDKGVSEKTAAARAYATVNKLTGGGMKGGSGSKAKAARRRPAARKNARKAGRVGGKRRAATAKRSSSSSRRKAAPTRARRTTQGRKSTARTGTAGKRSTARKSTPARRGTARKSTASRSRTKRGGARK
- a CDS encoding lipid kinase; the protein is MVNTRSRSGRDAFEHARERLAAHGIPLMAAHALTRPKRLRKVVEEALAQGARRVLVGGGDGTLSCAAQALMGHDVTLGVVPLGTGNDFARSLGIPDTLEAACDVIAGGYTARVDVGLANGRPFLNAASLGLTTAIAKRLTQELKQRAGKLAYPMAAAAEMRTLQPFHVRLQADGQTLEVDALQLVVGNGRYHGAGNMVAPDATLDDRRFHVYAITAPSAADGGERTGLGHLQDVATLARVALGMRSGGHLEHESVVHLHTSRLVVETEPPMEVNADGENVGMTPMRFELSPSALRVYAPAPQ
- the hrcA gene encoding heat-inducible transcriptional repressor HrcA; this encodes MPDELGEREKEVLRAVVQEYITTGGPVGSQQLTRRGEFDVSSATMRNVLADLEALGFLEKPHTSAGRVPTDRGYRFYVDTLVKLRDPAPRDRELIHAGLIHESSLDEVLSEASRVLHSLTRHAGVVLTPRPDAAVFQRIEFLRLRENRVLAILVGQNGQVHNKALTVDFPVTSDELLKASNYLSELLHQVPLEEARERIRAEMDQEQALYNALTAKALRLGAAATDLQTPERVLIEGTGSFLEQPEFADVERIRALFRALDEKHKLLHLLDRVQRTKEMHVFIGAESEFSAAGDVTVIASPYGTAEAVLGTVGVIGPTRMDYRRVIPLVNFTAQVLSSVLEKV
- the yedA gene encoding drug/metabolite exporter YedA — protein: MGLPARGDGYGKAHIALEGGGDYKAAAVTTATAPTEAADPVPHRGRLLFSLFALYVIWGSTYLAMRFALEGFPPFRMAGLRFLLAGGVLFAGLRLKGQPGPGLRQWGASTVTGVLLLVMGNGGIALAQNLGVPSGVAALVVGSMPLWAAIFGAAFGQRPGRAELAGLVLGFAGVALLNLGGDMGGGVAALAVVVAPMAWAFGSVWSRRLPMPAGLMTPATQMLSAGVVMLGVSFALGERMADGVPPRALMSFVYLVVFGSLVAFSAYGYLLRHARPSLATSYAYVNPAVAVLLGVVFAGEALGAMTWVAMSAILVAVMLLARGKR
- a CDS encoding DUF4157 domain-containing protein encodes the protein MLLEQACARGWALPREVRVRFERAFGAELSAVRLHEHPLVARLGAQALCWGERILFAPGALELDAARGGRILAHELVHVLQQRAGRVPHGRGGTRLLVDGALEAEAEALAAQALSGAPAHLAASWPGAGRWTSPTPALQAYHVIQNAQLGAQDVDLHNATFETQRDGVRLHPYPKTNGDSFLVDAGTVNVVVRPHNQVALRFSDDNELAIEDTDPRHEQAKHFFATDSAITRCNRALRSAGSSYRIAKVPGPRYLEIGPAAQPGCLPFLRGPGPKRLFQVAMSEDGHLEPAVSQNCNEISGKVMGEQQDAQRTVKLSQSGNQLFLNLPRWQLGGWAPAFPAHGDIAFRLAVLITTFLFHGQGEGPNAAAARQRAVNDYQVGLQNALAGANTPIAQMAALAGYYGPIGRNYGRLVNRVRAHAPMTLNGVNLNGATLRTRYEQLLFRLGLNAYADPRVGDAFQTYSVGAMERYQDAQHRNWMRMRDEVAPRPAVPVPPPVYSEPVWEYHWGGVVAESGADRITFENYARNYEDRQGPQLQGGEFRAFFQMTRVPTQVNDPLIAQSWHESCYAHGFANALTMCVSKRSRCGR
- a CDS encoding DUF3396 domain-containing protein, whose translation is MKPIFPAIRLRDKGNWLAGRDGIVMAFFIHRDHSEVGPAIWRSIQAYLRAIPPGSLNWYTSADGDMVPLDDEGWEHNRHVVIERIGGGSRTVELRESPSEAGSYQVEYYGRRLDSPFHDAPATTLSFTFPTEYLVEHGAVRLRSLALELARELPLNFGYASFALVSTQGSWASADWDITEALLARYAGLDAPRAMRLSSDLGTRALAPAWLTFLGQPLLGQLGGIDALRDALPFPEVSLLPMDGDRVLVTLDEWPDPIDTRTKPIPPQYRALAQRMEPFLFQYEGEALLPYQQDMNRWIRRFL